The genomic region CGGCATGCCGTTTAAAAAGTTGGTGCTCCAACTAACTTCGAGAAAGTGCCGTATAACAAGTTGAAGCGGGGCGGGTGGACACCTCCAGGTGGTCCGTCGGGGCAAATGGGAGCTCGCTTGGGCGGTGAGGCAGCACCGGTTTTTCTGAGTGGCATGTCGATGTGCAATATCGGAGCTCCTTTTTTGTGAAATAGAGCATCGGTTGGCGTAAGTGGAGTGCCGTTTTAGGTTACGCGGTACGCCGAAAAGTAAAACTGGAGCTCCGCTTAGTTCACTCGCCATGCCAGCCTGGTAGAAATGGAGCTCCCCTTTAGTTACACCGTAGTCCCAGCAAGTAAAAATGGAGTGCCGACTAAAATAAACGGAGCGCCACATAAGAATGCCTGTATGCCGTTTATGTAAGTTGGAACTCCAACAAAATAAAATGGTGGTCCGATATTATAAAATGACACTCCATCTAAGTTAAACGAGGCTCCGAGAAGTTTAATTGGGGTACCAAACAGATAACCCGGTACTCGTTGCCACACCTGTTATTTATTTAATATTTCGGAGGGACAACGTTGAAATTGAGATTTGTCGGTGTGGTCATGTTGGTGGCCTGTTCACTGTTTTTGTTGGCGGGTTGTGGCGGAGGAGACAGCACAGCAACACCCGTTACTGTCCTTAAGAGAGTTGGCTGGATGTTCGATAACGTCCCATCTGATATTGTCCCTTCTGGCGATAACAGTATCCTAAACGTCCGCCTCTACTATGACGAATCTATCCCACAAGACCAGATAGACGGCATCGTCATCACTTCTCCAACAGGTGCGTACTGGACCCCCAATTTATCCTTCAGCACGTCCAGTAACGGCTCCCCCTGCTTGGTTGCCACCCTGGTGTTCTCAAACCGAGAAGCGATCCCTCTTGCTGGGACATGGAGTTTCCACGTAAAGCTGAAAAACATCCCGACTTACCCATTTGAAATGTCGCTGCATGAGCCGGGGAGTACTGCCAGTGCAAGCCGCCCTTATCTCTATACCAAAGAGGACTGGTCCCCAGTTTTTCCGGGTGGATACGTAGCGGCATTGGCCCGCTACCCCTCCCAGGGGTATCAGGTGCAGTATTCGCCGGATAACGGGGGCAAAATCAGCAGCATCGGTATGTCAGCGGTGCGGACTGCATACCTTTGGTCTGAACAAAGAAAGTACAACTCGTATATATGGCTGTTTGATGCGAACAAGAACTACCTGGGGATGACCACCAACGAGTACGCAACCAGCGATCATGCCAGTACTGATCTGATAACTTCGGCAGGTGAACTGTCCATAGTTCCCGCAACCACAAACGTCTCGGTAGCTCCAGTAAATCTTGCGGACGTTAAATATCTGAGATTCGTCATGACCGATGGAGCTCAATATGCGCCAGATTATAACTATGATTACCGGTCAGTGTCGTCCCTTGTCCCGGTAAATTGAGATGATTAGACCAACAGTTCATCGCTGAAGGAGGGGGCTATTAAACTTCAATCGCATGAAATGAACGATTACCTGGTTTCTGACACTATCGTCGACTGGAAGGCTCCTGAAGTGCGGCAGAAAGCGCTTGATCTGACGCGATCGCTTGCCGGTGACGTCGACAAGGCCCGCTGTCTGTACGAGTGGGTAAGGGACGCTATTCCCCATTCCAATGACGTCGGCATGGACGTCGTGACCTGCACGGCCAGCGGAGTTCTACGTCATGGCACGGGAATCTGCTTTGCCAAAAGTCATCTGCTGGCCGCGTTGTTGCGGGCGGTCGGTATCCCGGCCGGGTTCTGCTACCAGGTGTTGCGGCTCGATCCGCCGGTCAACAACGAGTTGGTATTACACGGTTTCAACTGCGTCTATTTAGCCACCCTCAACAAGTGGATAAGGCTGGATGCGCGTGGGAACACCGGCAGCATCGATGCCCAGTTCAGTGTCGAGAAAGAGCAGCTTGCCTTCGACATGGATCCTGCGGCCGGTGAGTTCATTTACGAAACGATCTTTGCCGCACCGGTTCCCAGTGTGGTCGACAAGCTGAGGAAATACGACAGCAGAAAAGAGCTGTGGTTGGATCTGCCGAGAGCCTTTTGAGAAGAGAGCCTCCGATGACGTCACCAACTGCGAATTCTGGTGAAGTCATAAGAGATATAAGGATATCAAGCCGTCCGAGTCCATGCAGAAAGCGATGGAGCAGCAGGCGACCGCCGAGCGGTTGAAGCGCGCAATGATTCTGGAAGCGGAAGGTAAAAAAGAAGCGATGATCCGGGAAGCCGAGGGCAAGCTCGAAGCGGCGAAGAAAGAAGCCGAAGCCCAGATCATGTTAGCCGAGGCCTCCGCCAAGGCGATCGAGGATATTGCAGTAGCAGTAGGCGACAAAGAGCTCCCCGCCCTGTTCCTACTTGGCGACCGCTATGTGAATGCCATTCAAAAGCTCTCCGCCTCGCCGAACACAAAGAACTTCGTGTTGCCAGCCGACATACTCGGCGCCGTAAAGGGGATTGCTGGAAGAAGCATGTAATTTATGGGACAAAAGCGACGGGCCTATAAAGCGGGGGGCGCCTTTCTGAACATGTGGTTGTGTGGTGGCGGCAGAGCCTGAATTTGCAGCTATTTCAAGTTCAAGCTCTGACCCCTGACACTCCCAGCTGCGGATCGACGTTCCGGGAGGTGGCGTGGTCGAACTTCGCCGCCACCATGTCGCCGCACCTGATCCCCTCAGGACTGCGGTAATGGGAGTAATGCTCCTCCATGTGCGAGAGGACCGAGAGCACCGCCGCGTCGTGCGCCTCCCGGACCAGGTCCATCCCTGCGGCATAGGCGATGGAGACCGACTTGGGGGCTGAGAAGGTGCAGTCGTTGCCGGCCCGATGCGTCTCGACAAGCAAGCCGCTTTCTGGATCCCGGCTCAGCTTGGGTGCGACGATCCGGTTCCCCTCCGGGTCTTCCCCACGGCAGAGGGCGCGGAACTCCTCCTCCGCGACTGGGCCGTCGAGCCCCAGTGCCGTTGCTCCCCGGCCGTACCAGTGGCTGCTCCCTTCCTCGAGTCCGCCCAGATAATAGTCTTCCCTGGAGAAATACCCACCAGCTTGCCCGGCGGCCATCCCTGGCGAAACCGACATCATCGCCATCACCTCCGGTGAGCGAAAGGCCGTGGTGTTTGTTCCAAAGCGCCATAATACATTAGCGTACTTTAACAAAGATCAGCAACATTCCAACGTCAGCAGCAGGAGCAATTTCTTATTGTTATTCATTAACCTAGCATGATATGCTGCGCCCAGTCAGGGGGAGGGTACTAAGATTGCGCTTGAATCCCAAGCCAAGCCAGAGGGGGGGCAAGCAACTGCTGGAAAGGTATGGGAAAGTCGGTGACATACTCGCTGAAATGGAGGAAAAATTGACATACGCACTTGTAGATAATGCTACATTGACTGCTGTCCAGAGAATCCTTGGGCAGGTTAAAACTAAATCCAGAGATTCAGTAGATACGGACATAGTCGCTCTGGAAAACTTCCTACAAGCTGTTTTGTTTTACGACCAGATTATCGCTATTGACGACTACATACCTCGACATCGGGATGCTAGGATTAAGTCTTTCAACTTCGTAAATTTTTTGAGATCTGCTGATTATAATCTGGATGCACTAGCTGCAAAGGCTAGCGAAAAATCAGCAGAGTTACGTCCTGAAATAAGGGGCGGTGAATTTGTGAACGAAGACTTTAAAAGATTACTTGAACTCTTGCAAACGCACATTATTTGCACGTGGGATGTAAGTTCAAGCATCTATTATCTAACGCTAAAAGGACTCGCTGAAAAAAACAGCGAAGAATTTGAAAAGTACGGAAATTTAGCCGCTGCAATTTTCAGTGAACTTGGCGATGCTGCGGATTCAGGAAAACGAACATCAGGGGATGTAGCGCTATTCGATCGTTATGGCCAGCCCATAGGTTCTGGTTACAAAATTCCAGGAGCGAAATGGGGGGACGGAAGCACTGGTGGCATGACGGGTGCGATAAAACCGTTTGTTGCTTCCCTTGTATGGTTAGCAAATAGGTCAATTTTTTATTCACTGGTGGCGAAATACCTGCAAGCAGATACCTTCCTCTACCCGATAAGGCAGGCTTACCAACAACACTACATCAGCCAAAGTTGTAACTACGGGCAGAACTACCCTAAGCGAATTGTAGAATCATTTTCCAGTACTTTTAGCGAGGACATTATTGCAATACAGCAGGGTGGACTGGCAACAGCGAGTGCCATCGATTTGCCAATATTTGGTGCTTGGATGGCAAGGCAGACTGGAGACCCTGCTACACTAATCACTGCAACCTTAGAATTAAGGGAAAGATCCGAGTTCCAGGAAGCCAGAGAACAACTAAGAGAGGTAAGACGTTTGTTCGATGAGTCTGACATTGGTTCGGCAAATAAGGCTGTAACAAAAATAATTGTGGATTTGAAAAAAGCATCAACTGACATGAGAACAAAATATGGGATCAAAACAAAACAAGGAGTTCCGGTTACTCGACTGGTACACATTTACAATACTGTGGCAGCCCTAAAAGGTCTACCAACGCTCCCAGATTATAACTTTTCCGTTAAGCTGCCAGACTTTTTAAAATTCGATAAGAATAGAGGCTTTAGTTCGGTATACAGGAACCTAACACACGATTTGTCAACGACTTGGTCCCTTGGTGAGGCTCGCGACATATTGGGGTCTAGAGTCATCTTGGATAAAGAGGCGTTTGTGTATAATCCCAAAAATGAAGATCCAATCTATCGGAAGTCCCATTCTCCTATAAAAAGCCCAATGTAAAATTTGTGGTAAACAACAGACAAAAAAGGAAGGAACAATTGCAAACGAGTCTAAAAATATGGCAAATCTTAGTTGGCATTGGAACATTAGCATCAATAGCAGCATGGCTATCTGATATCTTTAAAAGAAGCCACACGTGGAAGGAGCTTCTTTACCCCTCACTTGCAATTTTGTTCGCCGCAACCTCAGGTTATCTGGCGTTTCAAAAAAAAGAGGGCGGGGTCAGAGCTTGAATTTGAGGGGTGAGGGGACAGTGGGTAAGTTGTGTAACTCTTCGTCTCACCTAAGACGCTGTACCTATAAAGCAGAACGGGGTCGCGTCTGTAAACTTTACTTTCCTAGGGAGGGGGCGGGGTCAGAGCTTGAATTTGCCGACACCGCGGTTTGTAAGTGAATTCCGGGGACACAATACTGATTAAGAGCATGACATATGAGGTGACCGCTCCCTGTATGGCAACCCCGACCAGAAATTCGCACGCTGAGTGCCAGGTCTGAAAACCTGGCACTGCAAATTCCGGTTAAATAATCGAGCCCCCTGTCGTTGTATGAGAGGGGGCTCTTTTGCGCCTGCTGTGAAGCGAAGT from Citrifermentans bremense harbors:
- a CDS encoding SPFH domain-containing protein, whose amino-acid sequence is MQKAMEQQATAERLKRAMILEAEGKKEAMIREAEGKLEAAKKEAEAQIMLAEASAKAIEDIAVAVGDKELPALFLLGDRYVNAIQKLSASPNTKNFVLPADILGAVKGIAGRSM
- a CDS encoding transglutaminase-like domain-containing protein; the protein is MNDYLVSDTIVDWKAPEVRQKALDLTRSLAGDVDKARCLYEWVRDAIPHSNDVGMDVVTCTASGVLRHGTGICFAKSHLLAALLRAVGIPAGFCYQVLRLDPPVNNELVLHGFNCVYLATLNKWIRLDARGNTGSIDAQFSVEKEQLAFDMDPAAGEFIYETIFAAPVPSVVDKLRKYDSRKELWLDLPRAF
- the mobF gene encoding MobF family relaxase — protein: MAMMSVSPGMAAGQAGGYFSREDYYLGGLEEGSSHWYGRGATALGLDGPVAEEEFRALCRGEDPEGNRIVAPKLSRDPESGLLVETHRAGNDCTFSAPKSVSIAYAAGMDLVREAHDAAVLSVLSHMEEHYSHYRSPEGIRCGDMVAAKFDHATSRNVDPQLGVSGVRA